A single window of Desulfonatronovibrio hydrogenovorans DSM 9292 DNA harbors:
- a CDS encoding transglycosylase SLT domain-containing protein: MNLRPSSRLPGNGTKHIPTQTMDRKIPVFTLVIVCFSLLSLVSQAFAGTLEDQRKRFLDAEKALELGRTDEYRQHLSLLQDYPLYPYLEYQEIRKNISLAQEGRILNFLEEYASTPLAGRLRQEWTEYLAKNNHWDRLVRDFRTPAPQALQCSYARALLETGNTPAAWNEAENLWLFGRSRPKQCDPVFNQWREQNRLSSDLVWHRIQLAIDQGQAGLARYLGRYLSDQDRSWLNLWLKVLEKPSTTLEIDWNAIDHPAGQIILTQGMGKLIREDTPKALAQWEQLKKEYDFRSFDTRPIDQEIGLYLALRKHPQALKYLQNLPDQVKTPALREWHIRSAIYAGNWSEALAAWEGLDRERKNSPRWTYWKARALEQTGQIQQARILYQSLTGRQNYFSLLASDRLNQPYDIPQRAIVSHGQQILALKNEPGIARAVELFHLDRMPDARREWNLALSGRNSSQLKAAAVLAHDLGWQDRAIIAAAGAGEYDDLVLRFPLSYHEYIFNHSRTRDLNPVWVFALARQESMFMPDVGSPAGALGVMQIMPGTGRMIASMMGESFRNVNILLCPETSIRFGTFYLSRRLQELQNNPVLATAAYNAGIQRIKAWLPQDRSVAADVWVENIPFFETRDYVEKVFTYKAVYNRRLGLDQQSISSFMPEIRAGDALTAEHAAD; the protein is encoded by the coding sequence ATGAACTTGAGACCATCGTCAAGACTGCCTGGGAATGGCACAAAACACATTCCAACCCAGACTATGGACCGTAAAATACCCGTATTCACTCTTGTGATTGTCTGCTTTTCCCTGCTTAGCCTTGTGTCCCAGGCTTTTGCCGGCACTCTGGAGGATCAGCGCAAAAGATTTCTGGATGCTGAAAAAGCCCTGGAACTGGGGCGTACAGATGAATACCGGCAGCACCTTTCCCTTCTTCAGGACTACCCTCTTTATCCTTATCTTGAATATCAGGAAATAAGAAAGAACATCTCTCTGGCTCAGGAGGGGCGGATCCTCAATTTTCTGGAAGAATACGCCTCAACCCCCCTGGCTGGACGATTGAGGCAGGAATGGACCGAATATCTGGCCAAAAATAACCATTGGGACAGGCTTGTAAGGGACTTCAGGACTCCTGCCCCCCAGGCCCTGCAATGCTCGTACGCCAGGGCCCTTTTGGAGACCGGCAACACCCCTGCAGCCTGGAACGAGGCTGAGAACCTCTGGCTCTTTGGACGTTCAAGGCCTAAACAGTGCGATCCAGTCTTTAACCAGTGGAGGGAACAGAACCGCTTGAGTTCAGACCTGGTCTGGCATCGGATTCAGCTGGCCATTGACCAGGGCCAGGCCGGGCTGGCCCGCTATCTGGGCAGGTATCTTTCAGATCAGGACAGATCCTGGCTTAACCTCTGGCTTAAAGTTCTGGAAAAACCATCCACAACCCTGGAAATCGACTGGAACGCCATTGACCATCCCGCTGGTCAGATAATCCTGACTCAGGGCATGGGAAAACTCATTCGCGAGGATACCCCCAAGGCTCTGGCTCAATGGGAGCAACTGAAAAAAGAATACGATTTCAGATCCTTTGACACCAGACCCATTGACCAGGAAATAGGTCTTTACCTGGCTCTGAGAAAACACCCTCAGGCTCTGAAATATCTGCAAAATCTGCCGGATCAGGTCAAAACCCCTGCCCTCAGGGAATGGCATATCAGAAGTGCCATCTATGCTGGAAACTGGTCCGAGGCCTTGGCAGCCTGGGAAGGGCTGGACAGGGAAAGAAAAAACTCTCCCAGGTGGACATACTGGAAAGCAAGAGCTCTGGAGCAAACCGGCCAGATTCAGCAGGCCCGGATCCTGTATCAGAGTCTGACCGGAAGACAGAACTATTTTTCCCTGCTGGCTTCTGACAGATTGAATCAGCCATACGACATACCTCAAAGGGCCATTGTTTCTCATGGTCAGCAGATCCTTGCCCTGAAAAATGAACCCGGAATTGCCCGGGCTGTGGAGCTTTTTCATCTGGATCGAATGCCTGATGCCCGCAGAGAATGGAATCTGGCCCTGTCCGGCAGAAACAGCTCCCAGTTGAAGGCTGCTGCTGTCCTGGCCCATGACCTGGGGTGGCAGGACCGGGCCATAATTGCTGCAGCTGGTGCTGGAGAATACGATGACCTGGTGCTTCGCTTCCCTTTGTCCTATCATGAGTATATCTTCAATCATTCCAGGACCAGAGACCTGAATCCGGTCTGGGTCTTTGCCCTGGCCAGACAGGAAAGCATGTTCATGCCCGATGTTGGCTCTCCGGCCGGTGCCCTCGGGGTCATGCAGATTATGCCCGGAACAGGAAGAATGATTGCCTCCATGATGGGTGAAAGCTTCAGAAACGTTAACATCCTGCTCTGCCCGGAGACCAGCATTCGTTTCGGCACCTTTTATCTGAGCAGACGGCTCCAGGAGCTGCAGAACAACCCGGTTCTGGCAACTGCGGCCTACAATGCAGGAATTCAGAGGATCAAGGCCTGGCTGCCTCAGGACCGGTCCGTGGCAGCCGATGTCTGGGTGGAAAACATCCCGTTTTTTGAGACCAGGGACTACGTGGAAAAAGTATTCACATACAAGGCTGTCTACAATCGCCGGCTGGGCCTTGACCAGCAGAGCATAAGCTCTTTTATGCCGGAAATCAGGGCCGGCGATGCCCTGACCGCTGAGCATGCAGCTGACTAA
- the galE gene encoding UDP-glucose 4-epimerase GalE, whose amino-acid sequence MSKGKILVTGGAGYIGSHACKELAECGYLPVTLDNLVYGHKQAVKWGPLIRGDINEPQVLDFIFTSHQPEAVIHFAAYTYVGESVTDPAKYYRNNVAGTLTLLEAMRRHSCQRIIFSSTCATYGQPLKTPLTESHPQNPINPYGWGKLMIEQILNDFDRAYEIKNISLRYFNAAGADPQGLIGEDHHPETHLIPLAIMTAMKLKKELSIFGQDYQTPDGTAIRDYIHVTDLARAHILALEYLTKHGQSDCFNLGTGHGHSVQQVVETVERVSRVKVPVRAAARRPGDPPVLVASSRKAEDCLGWKPEFNELETIVKTAWEWHKTHSNPDYGP is encoded by the coding sequence ATGAGCAAAGGAAAAATTCTCGTTACCGGCGGAGCCGGTTATATCGGAAGCCATGCCTGCAAGGAGCTGGCTGAGTGCGGATACCTGCCAGTCACTCTGGATAACCTGGTTTATGGCCATAAACAGGCTGTAAAATGGGGACCTTTGATCAGAGGCGACATCAATGAGCCGCAAGTCCTGGACTTTATCTTCACCAGTCACCAGCCTGAAGCAGTTATTCATTTTGCTGCTTACACCTATGTTGGAGAGTCTGTAACTGATCCTGCCAAATACTACCGGAACAATGTGGCCGGGACCCTCACTCTTCTGGAAGCAATGCGCAGGCACTCCTGCCAGAGAATCATTTTTTCAAGCACCTGTGCCACTTATGGCCAGCCTTTGAAAACACCCCTTACAGAAAGTCATCCTCAAAACCCCATCAATCCCTATGGCTGGGGAAAGCTCATGATTGAACAGATCCTGAATGATTTTGACCGGGCCTATGAAATAAAAAATATCAGTCTGCGCTATTTCAACGCAGCCGGGGCTGATCCTCAAGGATTGATCGGCGAAGACCACCATCCGGAAACCCACTTGATCCCTCTGGCCATCATGACGGCCATGAAGCTGAAAAAAGAACTCAGCATATTTGGACAGGACTACCAGACCCCGGACGGAACCGCCATCCGCGACTATATCCACGTCACCGACCTGGCCAGAGCCCACATCCTGGCCCTTGAATACCTTACCAAGCATGGTCAGAGCGACTGCTTCAACCTGGGTACAGGCCATGGGCACAGTGTACAGCAAGTGGTGGAGACTGTGGAAAGGGTCAGCAGAGTCAAGGTACCGGTAAGGGCTGCAGCCCGGCGTCCAGGAGACCCCCCTGTCCTGGTGGCTTCCTCTCGGAAAGCAGAAGACTGCCTGGGCTGGAAGCCCGAGTTCAATGAACTTGAGACCATCGTCAAGACTGCCTGGGAATGGCACAAAACACATTCCAACCCAGACTATGGACCGTAA
- a CDS encoding molybdopterin-guanine dinucleotide biosynthesis protein MobB, producing MNKGVSIVGFKKSGKTTLMLELAREFKKRGSKLSAAKFSHHGFDRQNTDTDLLAGQAVDLAGLSEEQTIFFWQNRKYLPDLLPLMKGDLLLVEGGKKLGWLPRILVLKHPREAEELDYGLAMATWGDIKTAYLPHINRIEELADLIQEKGFILPGLDCGSCGHETCRDLGKRILAGQAGQEDCLAVNSECEIRVNGQIVGMNPFVERIFKKTLQAMLSELKGYSPGRVEIKINL from the coding sequence ATGAATAAAGGCGTATCCATAGTCGGCTTTAAAAAAAGCGGCAAAACAACCCTCATGCTCGAGCTGGCCAGGGAATTTAAAAAAAGGGGCAGCAAGCTGTCTGCAGCCAAGTTTTCCCATCACGGCTTTGACCGCCAAAACACTGATACAGATCTTCTGGCTGGTCAGGCAGTGGACCTGGCCGGTCTGTCTGAAGAACAGACCATATTTTTCTGGCAGAACAGGAAGTACCTTCCAGATCTGCTTCCACTGATGAAAGGAGACCTGCTCCTGGTGGAGGGAGGAAAAAAACTTGGCTGGCTGCCCAGGATACTGGTCCTCAAACATCCCCGGGAAGCCGAGGAACTGGACTACGGCCTGGCCATGGCCACCTGGGGCGACATTAAAACCGCTTACCTGCCCCACATAAACAGAATTGAGGAACTGGCCGATCTGATCCAGGAAAAAGGCTTTATCCTGCCTGGACTTGATTGCGGGTCATGCGGACATGAAACATGCAGGGATCTTGGGAAAAGAATCCTGGCTGGCCAGGCCGGCCAGGAGGATTGCCTGGCGGTCAACTCCGAATGTGAAATCAGGGTCAACGGCCAGATTGTCGGGATGAACCCCTTTGTGGAAAGGATCTTTAAAAAAACTCTCCAGGCCATGCTGTCCGAACTAAAGGGCTACTCTCCAGGCAGGGTTGAAATAAAAATCAACCTGTAG
- the hisS gene encoding histidine--tRNA ligase: protein MSKISRIKGFFDLFPPESTAYVFMEETARDIFSRYGYQEVRIPVVEQTELFARSIGQETDVVQKEMYTFPDRKGRSITLRPEATAGVVRAYTDSPLAGTGNVSRLFTFGPMFRYERPQKGRTRQFHQINVEVLGEDSPWSDAEVIIMLWTYLRALGLSKLDIELNSLGCSQCRPAFHQALKQYLQGVDHDGLCSDCQRRMSTNPLRVLDCKVPGCRDLVMDSPRINQNLCENCEIHFERVVSMLDKAGLNYHLNPNLVRGLDYYQRTTFEVVSHDIGAQSSVAGGGRYDGLVRALGGPDVPGIGFACGMERLAMLLGQVNQKPQDFYLAVLHEQAMDKALLLAQRLREKGFSGEMGFQVKSVKAQLRQANKLGVKTCLLLGIDELNKGEIQVKDMATGVQRGVSQDDVEQALGLNIKAKNNNYLRNG from the coding sequence ATGAGCAAGATAAGCAGAATAAAAGGCTTTTTTGACCTTTTTCCTCCTGAAAGTACGGCTTACGTATTTATGGAGGAGACGGCCAGGGATATTTTCTCCAGGTATGGATACCAGGAAGTTCGAATCCCTGTTGTGGAACAGACCGAGCTTTTTGCCCGCTCCATAGGGCAGGAGACGGATGTGGTCCAAAAGGAGATGTACACTTTTCCCGACCGCAAGGGCAGGAGTATCACCTTAAGGCCTGAAGCCACCGCCGGAGTGGTCCGGGCATATACTGACAGTCCCCTGGCCGGGACCGGAAATGTGAGCCGGCTGTTCACCTTTGGCCCCATGTTTCGTTACGAACGTCCGCAAAAGGGCCGGACCCGTCAGTTTCACCAGATCAACGTGGAGGTGCTGGGTGAAGACTCCCCCTGGTCGGATGCTGAAGTGATAATCATGCTCTGGACTTACCTCCGGGCTCTGGGTCTGAGCAAACTGGATATTGAACTCAACTCCCTGGGGTGCTCCCAGTGCCGCCCGGCCTTTCATCAGGCTTTGAAACAATACCTCCAGGGGGTGGATCATGACGGGCTTTGTTCGGACTGTCAGCGCAGGATGAGCACCAACCCGCTGCGTGTTCTGGACTGCAAGGTCCCAGGATGCAGAGATCTGGTCATGGATTCTCCCAGGATCAATCAAAATCTGTGTGAAAACTGTGAAATCCATTTTGAGCGGGTGGTCAGCATGCTTGACAAGGCAGGGCTGAATTATCACCTGAATCCAAACCTGGTCAGGGGCCTTGACTATTATCAGCGGACCACGTTTGAAGTAGTTTCTCACGATATCGGAGCCCAGAGCAGTGTGGCTGGAGGCGGACGGTACGACGGTCTGGTCCGGGCCCTGGGAGGGCCTGATGTGCCCGGAATCGGCTTTGCCTGCGGCATGGAAAGGCTGGCCATGCTTTTGGGCCAGGTCAACCAGAAGCCTCAGGATTTCTATCTGGCTGTGCTGCATGAGCAGGCCATGGACAAGGCCCTTCTGCTTGCCCAGCGGCTCCGGGAAAAGGGCTTTTCCGGAGAAATGGGCTTTCAGGTCAAAAGCGTTAAAGCTCAGCTCAGACAGGCAAACAAACTCGGGGTTAAGACCTGTCTGCTGCTGGGAATTGACGAGTTGAACAAGGGAGAGATTCAGGTCAAGGATATGGCCACCGGGGTGCAGCGCGGGGTCAGCCAGGATGATGTTGA